The Salvia splendens isolate huo1 chromosome 21, SspV2, whole genome shotgun sequence genome includes a window with the following:
- the LOC121784041 gene encoding uncharacterized protein LOC121784041 isoform X1, which yields MYIEIIGYFHTYMISVLYFHNYKYMWRVIYFSKSDLIILSPLLITPFSRHKLPTHIAAPLPPTVPPNISPAPPTNRFYFGGPLPLMASSKYPKQPEKSQATLGNTAARAGNMKARSMPLSTPNLANTKSAVAPTKFSENTEHLQEINNVRKAPVGAQIRRVINLLFKRRDALTPDQINKECYVDVKGNKAVFDRLRNNLKVHYDGERFVYKSKHQLQTKTDLLQLIRTCPEGIAVVDLKDSYTAVINDLQALKGSGEIWLLSDSLEDIAYPNDPRASITVDDDLKQLFLGIELPRDMLDIERDLQKNGMKPATNTAKRRAAAEIHDMPPKPKTKKKKHEISKRTKLTNAHLPELFQTLRGPG from the exons ATGTATATAGAAATTATTGGTTATTTCCATACTTATATGATCAGTGTTTTATATTTCcacaattataaatatatgtggAGAGTCATATATTTCTCAAAATCTGATCTCATTATTCTCTCGCCTCTTCTAATAACGCCTTTCTCTCGACACAAACTTCCGACTCACATCGCCGCCCCACTTCCTCCTACGGTGCCTCCCAATATTTCTCCAGCGCCGCCGACAAATAGATTCTACTTCGGAGGCCCTCTGCCGCTA ATGGCGTCTTCGAAATATCCGAAACAGCCAGAGAAATCTCAAGCAACGCTTGGTAACACAGCAGCTAGAGCAGGAAATATGAAAGCACGGTCTATGCCCTTAAGCACGCCAAATTTGGCAAATACAAAGTCTGCTGTAGCTCCAACCAAGTTCTCGGAAAATACAGAACATCTTCAAGAAATAAATAACGTGAGGAAAGCTCCTGTAGGGGCCCAGATAAGACGTGTTATCAACTTGCTCTTTAAG AGGAGGGATGCCTTGACTCCtgatcaaataaataaagagtGCTATGTGGATGTAAAAGGGAATAAAGCTGTGTTTGACCGTTTAAGGAACAATCTAAAAGTGCATTATGATGGAGAGCGGTTCGTCTATAAG TCCAAACATCAGTTGCAAACTAAGACTGATCTTCTTCAATTGATTCGGACGTGTCCAGAGGGCATTGCTGTTGTAGATCTCAAGGATTCGTACACAGCTGTAATCAATGATCTACAG GCTCTGAAAGGTTCTGGCGAAATTTGGTTGCTGTCCGATTCACTAGAGGACATAGCATACCCGAATGATCCTAGAGCTTCCATCACGGTGGATGATGATTTGAAGCAATTGTTCCTGGGGATCGAACTCCCTCGCGACATGCTCGATATCGAGAGGGATCTTCAGAAGAACGGGATGAAACCTGCTACGAACACCGCTAAGAGGAGGGCTGCTGCAGAGATTCATGACATGCCTCCCAAGCCCAAgactaagaagaagaagcacGAGATCAGCAAGAGGACCAAGCTTACCAATGCGCATCTTCCGGAACTCTTCCAAACTCTTCGCGGACCGGGATAA
- the LOC121784041 gene encoding uncharacterized protein LOC121784041 isoform X2 codes for MYIEIIGYFHTYMISVLYFHNYKYMWRVIYFSKSDLIILSPLLITPFSRHKLPTHIAAPLPPTVPPNISPAPPTNRFYFGGPLPLRRDALTPDQINKECYVDVKGNKAVFDRLRNNLKVHYDGERFVYKSKHQLQTKTDLLQLIRTCPEGIAVVDLKDSYTAVINDLQALKGSGEIWLLSDSLEDIAYPNDPRASITVDDDLKQLFLGIELPRDMLDIERDLQKNGMKPATNTAKRRAAAEIHDMPPKPKTKKKKHEISKRTKLTNAHLPELFQTLRGPG; via the exons ATGTATATAGAAATTATTGGTTATTTCCATACTTATATGATCAGTGTTTTATATTTCcacaattataaatatatgtggAGAGTCATATATTTCTCAAAATCTGATCTCATTATTCTCTCGCCTCTTCTAATAACGCCTTTCTCTCGACACAAACTTCCGACTCACATCGCCGCCCCACTTCCTCCTACGGTGCCTCCCAATATTTCTCCAGCGCCGCCGACAAATAGATTCTACTTCGGAGGCCCTCTGCCGCTA AGGAGGGATGCCTTGACTCCtgatcaaataaataaagagtGCTATGTGGATGTAAAAGGGAATAAAGCTGTGTTTGACCGTTTAAGGAACAATCTAAAAGTGCATTATGATGGAGAGCGGTTCGTCTATAAG TCCAAACATCAGTTGCAAACTAAGACTGATCTTCTTCAATTGATTCGGACGTGTCCAGAGGGCATTGCTGTTGTAGATCTCAAGGATTCGTACACAGCTGTAATCAATGATCTACAG GCTCTGAAAGGTTCTGGCGAAATTTGGTTGCTGTCCGATTCACTAGAGGACATAGCATACCCGAATGATCCTAGAGCTTCCATCACGGTGGATGATGATTTGAAGCAATTGTTCCTGGGGATCGAACTCCCTCGCGACATGCTCGATATCGAGAGGGATCTTCAGAAGAACGGGATGAAACCTGCTACGAACACCGCTAAGAGGAGGGCTGCTGCAGAGATTCATGACATGCCTCCCAAGCCCAAgactaagaagaagaagcacGAGATCAGCAAGAGGACCAAGCTTACCAATGCGCATCTTCCGGAACTCTTCCAAACTCTTCGCGGACCGGGATAA
- the LOC121784041 gene encoding uncharacterized protein LOC121784041 isoform X3, translating into MASSKYPKQPEKSQATLGNTAARAGNMKARSMPLSTPNLANTKSAVAPTKFSENTEHLQEINNVRKAPVGAQIRRVINLLFKRRDALTPDQINKECYVDVKGNKAVFDRLRNNLKVHYDGERFVYKSKHQLQTKTDLLQLIRTCPEGIAVVDLKDSYTAVINDLQALKGSGEIWLLSDSLEDIAYPNDPRASITVDDDLKQLFLGIELPRDMLDIERDLQKNGMKPATNTAKRRAAAEIHDMPPKPKTKKKKHEISKRTKLTNAHLPELFQTLRGPG; encoded by the exons ATGGCGTCTTCGAAATATCCGAAACAGCCAGAGAAATCTCAAGCAACGCTTGGTAACACAGCAGCTAGAGCAGGAAATATGAAAGCACGGTCTATGCCCTTAAGCACGCCAAATTTGGCAAATACAAAGTCTGCTGTAGCTCCAACCAAGTTCTCGGAAAATACAGAACATCTTCAAGAAATAAATAACGTGAGGAAAGCTCCTGTAGGGGCCCAGATAAGACGTGTTATCAACTTGCTCTTTAAG AGGAGGGATGCCTTGACTCCtgatcaaataaataaagagtGCTATGTGGATGTAAAAGGGAATAAAGCTGTGTTTGACCGTTTAAGGAACAATCTAAAAGTGCATTATGATGGAGAGCGGTTCGTCTATAAG TCCAAACATCAGTTGCAAACTAAGACTGATCTTCTTCAATTGATTCGGACGTGTCCAGAGGGCATTGCTGTTGTAGATCTCAAGGATTCGTACACAGCTGTAATCAATGATCTACAG GCTCTGAAAGGTTCTGGCGAAATTTGGTTGCTGTCCGATTCACTAGAGGACATAGCATACCCGAATGATCCTAGAGCTTCCATCACGGTGGATGATGATTTGAAGCAATTGTTCCTGGGGATCGAACTCCCTCGCGACATGCTCGATATCGAGAGGGATCTTCAGAAGAACGGGATGAAACCTGCTACGAACACCGCTAAGAGGAGGGCTGCTGCAGAGATTCATGACATGCCTCCCAAGCCCAAgactaagaagaagaagcacGAGATCAGCAAGAGGACCAAGCTTACCAATGCGCATCTTCCGGAACTCTTCCAAACTCTTCGCGGACCGGGATAA
- the LOC121784040 gene encoding zeatin O-xylosyltransferase-like produces MEKHEIAVITVPFPGQGHLNQLLQISALLSSHGLPVYYAAAAIHNRQARARHNGLNVSQIHFLDLPTPPFASPLPDPNSSIKFPTQLQPAWTSSLALREPLAAFLTDAAAKFKRIVVVHDSMMAAAVQDVASIPNAESYALWCISAYSLASYFARDELKTVSSFEEDELPEEIRNLTMLQQEPLKLRSGDLYNTCRLIESPYLDMLEREQAVRNWAIAPILPPPDENQSHKTLEWIDEHEPDSVIYVAFGTTISMSDDEIGELAFGLEQSGVKFLWVLRDADRGDVFDDQIRRARVPEGFEERVKGVGMVERGWAPQPQILAHPAIGGFMSHCGWNSCIESVTTGVAMAAWPMHSDQPRNTELITQVLRVGIAVREWRDRKEVVKAGNIAEVVRKLMTSEEGAEIRRRAKELGADVRRGAQPGGAARAELDSFVDHVTRHRD; encoded by the coding sequence ATGGAGAAACATGAAATTGCAGTGATCACAGTTCCATTTCCGGGGCAAGGCCACCTCAACCAGCTGCTTCAGATCTCCGCCCTCCTCTCCTCCCACGGCCTCCCTGTCTACtacgccgccgccgccatccACAACCGCCAAGCGCGAGCTCGCCACAACGGCTTGAACGTCTCCCAAATCCACTTCCTCGACCTTCCCACTCCTCCCTTCGCCTCTCCTCTCCCCGATCCAAACTCCTCAATCAAATTCCCCACGCAGCTCCAGCCCGCCTGGACATCCTCCTTAGCCCTCCGAGAACCGCTCGCCGCCTTCCTCACCGACGCCGCCGCGAAATTCAAGCGAATCGTCGTCGTTCACGACTCGATGATGGCGGCCGCGGTCCAGGACGTCGCCTCGATTCCTAACGCTGAATCCTACGCGCTCTGGTGCATCTCTGCTTACTCTCTCGCTTCCTACTTCGCCAGGGACGAATTGAAAACGGTATCCTCTTTCGAAGAGGACGAATTGCCGGAGGAGATCCGGAATCTCACGATGCTACAACAGGAGCCGCTGAAATTGAGATCCGGAGATCTGTACAACACCTGCAGATTGATCGAATCGCCGTATCTGGATATGCTAGAGAGAGAACAGGCGGTGCGGAACTGGGCGATAGCTCCGATCCTTCCGCCGCCGGATGAAAATCAATCTCACAAAACCCTAGAATGGATCGATGAACACGAACCGGATTCCGTGATCTACGTTGCGTTCGGCACCACGATTTCGATGTCGGACGATGAAATCGGGGAGCTCGCCTTCGGATTGGAGCAGAGCGGAGTGAAATTCCTCTGGGTGCTGAGAGATGCCGATAGAGGCGACGTGTTTGATGACCAGATCCGGCGAGCTAGGGTGCCGGAGGGGTTCGAGGAGAGGGTGAAAGGGGTGGGGATGGTGGAGAGAGGCTGGGCGCCGCAGCCGCAGATCCTGGCGCATCCGGCGATAGGGGGGTTTATGAGCCACTGTGGGTGGAATTCGTGCATCGAGAGTGTGACGACGGGAGTGGCGATGGCGGCGTGGCCTATGCATTCGGATCAGCCCAGGAACACTGAGCTGATTACACAAGTGTTGAGAGTGGGAATTGCGGTGAGAGAGTGGAGAGATAGGAAGGAGGTTGTGAAAGCGGGGAATATTGCGGAGGTGGTAAGGAAGCTGATGACGTCGGAGGAAGGGGCTGAGATACGGCGGAGGGCGAAGGAGCTAGGCGCTGATGTAAGGCGGGGTGCTCAGCCCGGCGGCGCTGCTCGTGCTGAATTGGATTCGTTCGTAGACCATGTAACCAGACACAGAGACTGA